In Prochlorococcus marinus XMU1406, the genomic stretch TTAGCAATAACAGTTCTTTTCCCTCTTTTGGCTGCTGACGTTTCTTGGGGTGAATTAAGTCCGCTTGGCTGGGGAGGGTTTGTTTGCGTTTTTATGTTGATGGTAATTGTTCGTCCTATTTCTATATCGATAGCAACAATTGGAAGAGAATTGAACTTAAAAGAAAAAATATTTTTAGCCTGGTTAGCCCCAAGAGGTATTGTTACTGCAGCGGTAGCTTCTCTTTTTTCTATCAGATTGGAGCAGGCTGGTATCCTAGGGGCTGGCCGTCTCCAAGGTTTAGTTTTTCTTACTATATTGATGACAGTAGGAATTCAAGGCCTTTCAGCTAAACCTTTGGCGAATAGGCTTGAATTAGGCAAAAAAAATAATTTAGGTTGATTTAAGACATCTTTCAATTCTAGATATATCAGTTTTATTCTCTGAGAAAAGCTCCCAGCTTTGAATTAAATCCGGCCCACATAGAGATCCAAAAAAGGCTACTCTTAATGATTTCATTAATATACCTTTTTTAACATTATGGATTTTTGAGATTTCATTTATTATTTCTTTTGCTTTATCTTTATCTAGTTTTATAGTATTTTGCTCAATTAAATAATTTAAGATTAATTTTAGAGATTGTTTGCTATCATTATTTTTCAGAAAATCTTGACCTTCTTTTTGAATTGGAGGTATTAAGAAAAATGGTTTTGATTGATCAATGGCATCTTTTAAAAGAGTCATAGAGTCTCTAAGCAAAATTGCTAATTTATAAGCCCAATCTTGAGACGGCGGCAACCAACCATTATCATCCCAGTATTTTTTAATGATCTCAGTTAATTTTATTGATTCCATATTTTTTATATATTGAGAATTAATCCAATTAAGTTTTTCCCAACTGAATTTAGCTCCAGCTTTATTTATGTCTGATAAGTCAAAAATTTCAGATATCTCATCAAGTGAAAGTATTTCTCTGTCAGCAGATTTTGGAGACCAACCTAAAAAGGCCATATAGTTCGATAAGGCCTCTGGTAAATATCCCATATCTCTAAATTCATCGATTGAAGTAACGCAATCTCTCTTAGATAATTTTTTTCCTGCACTATTTAGGATTAGGGGTGTATGTGAAAAAGTTGGCAAATTAAAATTCAATGCTTTATAAATCAATATTTGTTTTGCAGTGTTCGAGATATGGTCTTCACCCCTTACAACATGAGTAATATTCATGAAATTATCATCAACTACAACTGCAAGATTATATAAAGGATCTCCAATCTCATATCCCTTTGCCCTTCTTGATAAAACCAAATCACCACCCAAGTCTTTACCTTGCCATTTGATTTCGCCTCTTATTTGATCTGCCCATTTAATTTCTATTTTTTCATCAATCTTAAACCTTATTACTGAAGTCCTCCCTTGGGATATTAATGTTTCTATTTCTTCTTTTGAAAGACTTCTGTGTCTATTATCGTGCCTTGGAGGTAAACCTTTCTTTTTTTGTTCTTCTCTTAATTTAGAAATTTCATCTTCCGTTGTAAAGCACCTATATGCAGCTCCAGAATCTAATAGCTTTTTAATGAAACTTTTGTGAATCGAAATTCGTTCACTTTGCTTTATAGGTTCTTCATCCCATTTAAGTCCAAGCCATTTTAAGCCCTCTAATATATTTTTTGTATATTTAGATTTAGATCGAAGAAAATCTGTATCTTCTATTCTGATAAGAAATTTTCCGCCTATTTTTTGAGCATACAACCAGTTAAATAAAGCTGTTCGCGCTGTCCCAATATGAAATAAACCCGTTGGACTGGGGGCTAGTCTTAAACGTTTTTCCAAATTTCTTTTAGAAAAAACGGGACCGACGGGATTCGAACCCGCAACTTCCGCCGTGACAGGGCGGTGCTCTAACCAGTTGAACTACGGTCCCAGAGTTTTGTTCTAAATTTATTTAGAACTTCATTCTTAAAATTATCAGATCATAATACTTAATTTATGGTGTTGTAATAAAAAAAATTTATTAATTTGAGGATTTACAGAAATAGTTGGTTTTACAGCTACCTTAGTATAAAAAACTATTTATTTTTGAGGTCTAAAACCAGCAGGTTCTATCAACCTAACTTGATTGCCTCTAGCGGTAAATTCTCTTCCTTGGTCACTTTGTACCACAACTCTCCCACCAGACTTAACTCTGATGACTCTTGCACGAACCCATCCTAAAGCTGCTGATTCTAGGACTTTAACTACGTCCCCGGGTTGAAGGTCTAACTCCATCTTATGAAAAATGATTTACATATTGTTGATCAAACGCGTCGTGGAGGACTTGAACCCCCGACATCAGGTTTTGGAGACCTGCGTTCTACCAACTGAACTAACGACGCATTTAGATGATTATAAGCGCCTTTGTGACCAATAGTTGATTAGATTACAACTTTATCGATCAAAGCGTTGTTTTACGCGAGTAGCTTTTCCTACTCTATCTCTCAGATAGAATAACTTAGCTCTTCTTACTTTACCTCTACGTTCAACTTTTAGAGAGGCAACCTGTGGACTATGTAGCATAAATACTCTTTCAACACCTATACCCTGAAAAATTCTTCTAACTGTAATAGTCTGGTTAATACCTCCATGCCTTTTTGCTATGACAACACCTTCATAAGGTTGAACTCTTTCTTTATTACCTTCTGTAATTTTTACTCCAACTTTAACAGTATCCCCAACATAAATTTCAGGTAATTCTTTTTTTAATTGTTCGTTCTCAAATTCCTTAATTAGATTGGACGGGCTTAAGGTTAGGGTAGTTTCAGAAACCATTTCCCCCCCTTCTTGTTCAACTGCTACATCAACCGATGCGTCAGCCTCAATACCGGTTTCTAATTCCTTCTCTTGTTTCTCTTTGGCCATTTGGGTCTTTTTTATCCTACAAGTTCTATATCTTAACCTTTTGACTCGCCTTTAGTAACCTTTTTGGTAAATGAAATTGTTTTTGAAAACATTTGGAATCCCGTTATGAGCATCCATAAAACTCCAAGGGAATTCAATATTACGTATATAAGTTCTCCATTATCTCCAAGCCATTCGCCCTCATGGAGAGACATTAACCAATGAACTTGTTCTCTAGAGTACCCTAATAAATCTTTTGAAACCCTATAAAGAAGACCGGTAATTGAGGATATAAATAATGGAAGAAAAACCCAGGGCGCCAAAGCCTTATGAAATTGCCTAGAATTAAATAAATTTTTCATTTTTGTTTCTTTCCTATTGTTACTGATAGATTTAAGATAGCCAAGAGAATAATGGCTATTTTGAAGATATTTTTCTACTATTATTATTTATTCCAATGAGACATTTTGCAGATCTTTTGTTAAATAAAAATAATTCCAAGGGTAATGATCAAGTTCCTTTTATTCAGAGAAGAAGAGGAATTGAAATAAAGTCTTCACGTGAAATAAATTTGATGAAAAAATCTAGCAGGATTGTAGCAACTGTTTTGAGGGAAATTAATGACTTAATTAAACCTGGAATGAGTACTAAAGATTTAGATGATTTTGCAGAAAAGAGGATAAGAAGTTTTGGAGCTGTGCCAAGTTTTAAGGGCTACCATGGTTTCCCTTCAAGTATTTGTTCAAGTATCAATAATGAGGTAGTTCATGGAATACCAAATAAAAATAAAATAATTAAAAATGGTGACTTAGTTAAAATTGATACAGGAGCATATTTAGATGGCTTCCATGGAGATAGTTGTATATCAATTTGTGTGGGAGAAGTTAGTCCAAAGGCTCAAAATCTTAGTGATGTAGCCTATAAAGCATTGTATGCAGGGCTTTCGAAAATCAGAGCAGGGAATACACTTTTAGATGTAGCTGGGGAAATCGAAGATATTGTTTTAAAAAATGGTTTTAGTGTTGTGGAAGACTATACAGGTCATGGAGTAGGAAGAAATCTTCATGAAGAACCATCTGTATTTAATTTTCGGACCAAAGAATTGCCCAACGTCGTCCTTCGTGAAGGAATGACATTAGCTGTGGAACCTATTGTTAATGAAGGGACTAAATTTTGCAAAACATTAAATGATAAATGGACCGTAATAACAAAAGATGGAAAATTATCGGCTCAATGGGAGCATACAATAGTTGTTTTAAAAGATGGTATTGAAATATTGACAGATAGAGATTTCTAGACACTATGATTTGTACTTGTAGATAATTTGACAATACAAAAAATTAAAAAACTCTTTCAATGGAAAAACTATGTAGGTAAGAGGGTTAGGACTAACTATTATTAAATATTTTTTTGAATTGGCTAAATTATAAATTTTTTTAGAAACAAATTTGGGACTCATTATTCCGATGGGATTTAGTTCTGATTTAAAAGGCCCTAAGATGATTTTTTTTATTATTAATTTGTTCTTTGTATTTTGATCCAGAAGATTTTTTTTGAAAGAAACTAATTGACCAATAAGGGATTTACTAATCTCATATGAAGGATTTAGGGCTGGGAATATTTCTGCTTCAGATGTGTTTATCCAAATCTCTTTTTTTATTAATGAATCATTGGTTAGAGCAATATCTTCAAATAAATTTAAAAATTTGAATTTGCTTAATGCATTTATCTCTATTGAGTTTTCATAATTGGAATTTGCTCTACTCAAATCATAGATACCATGGTTCAAAATTAAAATGTCTATCTTTTCTAATTGTTTTTTTAATAAAGCCTCTTTCCCACATTCCCATTTAATCCATTCGTTTGGAGATTCAAGATTTATTTCATAATTAGTTTTACTATGAGTAAATCCAATCACTTTATATCCTTTTTGACGAAACAACTTTGTTAATTCTTTCCCTAGCGCACCTGAGGCTCCAGTAATTCCTATAGTTTTTTCGTTGTTGGGTGAATTTATCATTTTGCTTGATTTTTTATGAGATACCAAAGAATTAAAATAAATTTACCAAAAAAAAGAATATTTATTTTTTTATTTGGTTAAAACTCATAAATAAATATTTGTTTAGTTCTGAAAAAAATATTATCTTGAACCTATTGATAAATAATTTTACTAATTATGAGCGATATATTATTAATTGGTTCATGTGAGCCATTTAGTGGTAAGTCTGCAATGGTTCTTGGGATAGCAAAAAAACTTTTACAGAAGAAAAAAAAAGTACGTATAGGAAAACCGCTAGCAACATGTATTGAACTTACTAATCTTCCTTCAATGTCTTATGAAGGATTAATAGATGATGATGTCAAGTTTATTGGATCAACTTTAAATATCGAAGAGGAGAATTTAATTTCTTCAGTAGGATTATTGGATAATATTTCAGCTGAAAAAAGAATCTTCAATAAAGACTTACTCCCAGGAAAAGGTTTTGATCAGATTGAAGAATTGGTTAATGATGATTTTGAAGGCCTGAATATTTTAGAGGCAGCTGGAAGTCTTCATGAAGGTATGATTTATGGCTTAAGTCTGCAACAACTAGCAAAGGATTTAGATGCGAAAGTTTTAATTGTGAATTTATGGGAAGATTGTAAAAGTGTGGATGCATTACTTGATGCGAAAAAACAATTGGGTGAGAAATTGGCTGGAGTTGTATTGAACGGAGTTTTGCCGCAAGAAGTCGAAAAAGTTAAAAATGAAATAGTCCCTTCTCTTAAAGATCTTGATATTGAAGTTTTTGGGGTGATGCCTAAATCACCACTTCTAAGAAGTGTCACCGTCGGTGAGCTTGTAAGAAGACTAGATGCCCAAGTGATTTGTTGTCCTGAAAAAGATCAATTACTTGTTGAGACATTAAGTATTGGTGCAATGGGGGTGAATTCTGCAATGGAATTTTTTAGGAGAAGACGAAATATGGCTGTAGTTACTGGAGCTGATAGAACTGATATCCAACTCGCTGCTTTGGAGGCTTCGACTCAATGCCTGATCCTAACTGGCTTAGGAGACCCTTTGTCACAATTAATTCATAGAGCGGAGGAATTGGAGGTCCCAATTTTAAAGGTGGAATTAGATACTCTTTCCACAGTAGAAATTATTGAACAAGCTTTTGGTCATGTCAGGATTCATGAATCAATTAAAGCGTCTTATGCTATTCAATTAGTTCAAGAGCATGTAAATCTAAAAAGAATTCTCGAAAAGATAGATTTTCCCTGCAATTTTTCAGATAAATGCTAATTTCAAATATAGGAACTTTATTATTTTGAGTCGCTCTCTAGATCTACCAGCAACTGAAGGTGTTGATGCCTTAGCTCAAGAACTTGCAAAACTCCAAGATAATGGGAAAAGGAGAATTGCTTTTTTAGGTACTAGACATGTACCGGTTGTTGATATCCACTTAATTGAGCTGATAGCAAGGTCTTTAGCAGAGGAAGGACATAATATCCTTACTTCTGGATCTCAAGGTGTCAATGCAGCGGTTATTCGAGCTGTCTTAGATATTAATCCATCATTATTAACTGTCTTATTGCCACAAAGTCTTGATAGACAAATACCGGAAATAAAGGAACAACTTGAGAGGGTTATGCATTTGGTTGAAAAAAGTGAAAATGATGAATTACCTTTGCCACTTGCAAGCAGTCTTTGCAATCAGGAAATAATTACTAGGTGCGATCAATTAATATGCTTTGCCTTTCACGATAGTGAAACTTTGCTAAATAGTTGTAGATGCGCGGAAGAAATGGGGAAAGTGGTTAGTTTGTTATTTTTTGATTAAATTAATCCATTTTCCCTTATTAAAAGATGATTTATGCTAATAATATTTAGCGTTAAACAAATTTACTATGGCAGAAAGTTTTTCATTTGATGTAGTTTCTGATTTTGATAGACAGGAATTAGTCAACACTTTGGATCAAGTAAAAAGAGAAATTTCACAACGTTATGATCTGAAGGGTACAGACACTTCAGTTGATTTAGATAAAGAAAATATTATAATAATCACTAACAGCGAGTTAACCTTAAATGCTGTTAATGACATAATTAGACAAAAGGCAATAAAAAGAAACTTATCTTTAAAAATATTTGACTACGGTGAAATTGAAATTGTTAGTGGTAATAGAATAAAACAGACAATTTTATTAAAGCAAGGAATTAAGCAAGAAATTGCAAAAAAAATCAGTAAAAACATTAGAGATCAAATAAAAAAAATTAATGTCAGCATCAATGGAGAAACACTCAGAGTTGCTAGTAAGAGCAAAAATGATCTTCAATTAGCAATTAAGCTTGTTTGTGAGTTGGAAGAGTCTTTTAATATTCCTCTAAAAGCAAATAACTTTAGATAAGATCTTTAATAAGATTATTTTAAAGTATGTCAGATTATTCAGAATCTCTCATTAAATCATTGATTAATAAAGTAAAAGAATATCCTCGTTTTTCAAACAAAGAAATAGAGAAATTTTGTTGGATGGCGGTACATGAGTATAAGCATGGAGTTTTACCTTCTGAATATGACATTAGGGAGATAGATGAGGAACTTTATTTAGAACTTTTGCAAGAATTTAAATCAAATATCAAGTAAATAATTTCTATATTAGATTTTACAATTATTAAAAAAATATTTTAATTAAATGCCTTATTAATGCACTAATTAGTCTATTTAAATATGATTAATTAAAAGAAAAAATTTAATGTCTACATCCTTTAAAAATGTCACGCCAACAGGTCCTGGTGGAACAGCAACATTATTGATTGTTTTGTCTTTTACTGGTTTTCTTTTGCTCACCCAATCTCTCTTTGTTGTTCCTTCTGGACAAGTTGCAGTTATTACAACACTAGGGAAAGTCAGTGGCCCCTCTAGGAGAGCTGGTTTAAACTTTAAAATTCCATTTGTTCAGTCTGTATATCCATTCGATATAAAAACCCAAGTTCAACCCGAAAAATTTGAAACTTTAACTAAAGATCTGCAAGTGATTAGGGCTACAGCTACTGTTAAGTATTCAGTAAAACCTAACGAAGCAGGAAGGATCTTCGCAACGATTGCAAGTAGAAATAGTGATGTTTATCAAAAAATTGTTCAGCCATCTTTGCTAAAAGCTTTAAAATCAGTCTTTTCTCAATATGAGCTAGAAACAATTGCTACTGAATTCGCAGTAATTTCTGAAAAAGTAGGTGACACTGTTGCACAAGAACTTAACTCATTTGATTATGTAGATGTTAAAAGTTTAGATCTTACTGGATTAGAGATTGCTGAAGAATATAGAGCTGCGATCGAACAAAAGCAAATAGCCGGTCAGCAATTACTAAGAGCAAAAACAGAAGTTGAAATTGCTGAACAAGAAGCACTTAGATATGAGACATTAAATAGAAGTCTCGACGATCAGGTCCTTTTCAAATTATTTCTCGACAAATGGGATGGTAGTACACAAGTTGTACCTGGCCTGCCGGGCTCTGAAGGAAGTGGCCCCCCAGTAATAGTTGGCGGTAGAAGATAATTATTTAAATTAATATTTCTAAAAGTTTAATCATTTACTAATTTTTCTTTAAGGAAATTAACAGTAAATGATTATTTCTTTATTGCATTAAAAGATTCGTCAAAAGCCTCGATAGTTTTATCAATTTCTTCTTCGTTGTGAGCTAGCGATGTGAAACCGGCTTCAAAAGGACTTGGGGCTAAATAAATTCCTCGTCGAAGCATTTCTCTATGCAACTTACCAAAAAGTTCGGCATCATTTGTTTTGGCTTCATCAAAGTTCCTTACTGGCCCATCACATAAGAAAAATCCAAACATAGCGCTTACACTTCCACCATTAATAGCTATACCGTTATTTTCTGCAGACTGAATTATCCCTTCAATTAATCTAGAAGTTGTTGCATCAAGTTTATCGTATGTACCATCTTGTTTGAGCAGTTCAAGAGTTTTTATTCCAGCAGTCATTGCGAGTGGATTACCGCTCAAAGTGCCCGCTTGGTAAACAGGTCCTGAAGGAGCTACCATGGACATTATTTCTTTCTTGCCTCCATAGGCTCCAACAGGTAGGCCTCCACCAATTACTTTCCCAAGGGTGGTTAAATCAGGAGTTACTCCAAACTTTTCTTGTGCGCCTCCATAACTTATTCTGAATCCAGTCATTACTTCGTCAAAAACTAATAGGGATCCATTCTCAGTTGTTAATTCTCTTAATCCTTCCAAGAAACCAGGTTCTGGAGTAATAAATCCAGCATTGCCAACGATAGGCTCAAGAATAACTCCCGAAATGGCATCAGGGTTTTCAGAAAATAATTTTTTTACTGCTTCAAGGTCATTGTAGGGAGCAGTAAGTGTGTTGGCAGTTGTCGTCCGTGGAACACCTGGAGAATCTGGCAAACCTAGAGTAGCCACACCTGATCCTGCTTTCACTAAAAACATATCTGCATGACCGTGATAGCAACCGTCAAATTTAATAACTTTATCTCTTCCAGTAAATGCTCGCATAAGTCTCAAAACAGCCATGCATGCTTCAGTTCCACTATTAACGAATCTAACCATTTCTACAGATGGGACTGCATCAATTACCATTTCAGCAAGTTTATTCTCTAGAACGCATGGAGCACCAAAGCTCGTGCCTTTCTCAATTGCTTCCTGTAATGCTGTTGTAACTTCAGGGTGGGCATGTCCACATATAGCTGGCCCCCAACTTCCTATATAGTCAATATATCTATTTCCATCAATATCCCAAGCAAAAGGACCTTTGACTCTATCAAAAACTATTGGCTGGCCTCCTACTGACTTAAAAGCTCTTACTGGAGAGCTTACTCCTCCTGGCATTAGTTGTTGGGCGGCGGAGAAAATCTCTTCTGATTTGGTGTATTTTAATATGTCAGTCACAATTTAGATAAATGATGTTTTGAGAAAAATTTTGTCATGTTCTAAATTAGAAATAAGTAAAAATTTTGTCAATTAGATTGAAATTCTACATTATGATATTTTTATTGCGATAGTTTGGATTGTAAATTATTAATTTTAAAGAAATAATGATAAAAAACAATTCTATTTTGGATAACTCTTTATTTATAAGCGTTTTCAGGCACTAAAGAAATTTAATTTATTTTATTTATATTTCGAAGAAATTATCCTCATCCTCAAAAAAATTTTCATTTATTTCGTTTAAGTTAAGATCTATCATTACTGGGGCATGATCACTTGGACGCAAATTTCCTCTAGGTGAGCTGTCTATAACAGAACTTTTAAGTTTTGATGACAGTTCTTTGCTGATATAAATGTGGTCTATTCTCCAACCTTTATTTAATTCAAATGCATTATTACGGTAATCCCACCAACTCCAATGGCCAGTATTTTGTTCAAAAATCCTGAAAGAATCTATTAATCTTTTTTTCAGAACATTATTTAGTGCATTTCTCTCTATCTCAGATGCCATTATTCCGCCTTCATATTTCATTGGATCATGAATATCCAAGTTAGATGGAGCAACATTAAAATCACCCATTAGACAAATTAATTCTCCTTTTTGTTCTTGCTCATCCAGAAATGAAGCTAAACAATTTAACCAATTAATTTTGTATTCGAACTTACTAGATTCTAAAGAAGATCCGTTTGGCACATAGACATTTATGATTTTAATACCATTAATATCTGCAGAAATTAATCTTTTTTGATCTAGGAAAATTTCGATATTTTGATTAGATTCGGTACAACCATAGAATCCTTTTTTAACATTTTCTGGCTTTATTTTAGAGACAATAGCCACACCATTGTATGACTTTTGTCCGTAGACCTCTACGGAGTATCCTAATTTTTCAAAAGGTTCAACAGGGAAACTATTATCCATCACTTTTGTTTCCTGCAAACACAGAATATCTGGATTAACCTGATTAATCCAATCTATTATTTGTGAAAGTCTGGTTCTTATAGAGTTAACATTCCAAGTTGCTATTAACAAATTTCTACTAAAATATGTAAAATTAAGTTAGCAAAGAATTTTGGTGTTAAAGAATTTTGAAATTAAATAAAATGAAAAATTATTTTTGCAAAAGCCTTCCTAAACCAATAACTTTTGTAATTTTTTTTATTTTGTTAAATTCCTTAAAAGGTAATTACCTAAATGCTGAATATTTATTTAAAGAATTAGAAATTGATACCTCAACTAAAACAGAAGATGATAGTTCAGTTATTCCGACCAATCCTTTTGAACTTGTGGAAATGATTCGAAGACAAAATAGTATGAATGATGCGACTAATCCTTCTGATGCTATTGATGATGCGTTAAAGTCTTTTAATAGTCTGGAGGGAAAACAAGAAATTTAATACGATAAATTGTTATTTTCAAATTTTTAATATGTTAAAAAACCCTATCCCAAAAGTTACTAACCAATTGCAGCACAGAGCAATCGGAATTATTAATGGTAAATTTACTCCCCATGGTATTGAACAATTAAATAGGGGCTTTTTAATTGATAATAAAGGCGAAAAAATTGAAACAGTAGTACTAGGTAAAGCATTATCACTTTTAAAAAAGCATATTGATTTAAAGAAAAATTATTATTGGATTGTTTATCCAAAGAATAAAAATACTGAAAACTTACATTTACAGGTTGCAGGCATCTGGGATCCTTATCAATTGAATGATTTCCCAAATGATTCTTCAAACACTAACTTCTCTAAATTATTAGAAGAATTAGATCTAAAAGACAATTATTTTTCTGTTAGAGGAGAATTAGTTTTTGTTAACACTAAAAAGAAAGAAATTGTTATTAAAGTTTGCTCAGCTATAAAGTCAAAAAATTTAAAAAACAAAAATTTTAAATTGGTTATAAAAGGAGAGCTTTCTCTTGAACTTCTTCATAGTTTTGTAAGTTTAGATATCAACAGAAATGGAAATTCTTTGGAATTAATAAAGTACGAAGTGATTGAAAAAAATCTTTCTTAAAATAACTAGAATGAAAGGTTGATTCCACCGCAATTTTACCAAATAAGAAATCTTTGATTTATGGAAGATGTTTTAATTGAATGTTCTCCTGGTATCTCTGGAGATATGTTGTTAGGAGCTTTTTATGATTTAGGGGTGCCTAAAAAAGTCATTGAACAACCACTTATTGATCTTGGATTAAAGGATCTATATCAACTAGAGTTTAAAGAATCAAAAAGTTGTTCAATAAGAGGTGTCAAGGCAAAGGTTGAGAATATTGATGGTAGTACTATCAAAAGAAATTGGAGAAGTATTAAAGAACTTATTTTAAATGGCCACTTAGAGGATAAATTAAAAAAATTAATTTATGAAGTTTTTGAATCTTTAGCAATTGCCGAAGGAAAAGTACATGGTATCAAGTCTGAGGATGTTCATTTTCATGAAATTGGAGCTATAGATTCATTGGTGGATATCATTGGAGTATGTGCTGCATTAAAGTATTTAAATCCAAAGAAGGTTTATTGTAATGAACCAATGTTGGGGAAAGGTTTTGTTCAGACTGAACATGGAAAATTATCTGTACCACCTCCTGCTGTAATAGAGCTAGTAAGACAAAAAAATATTAAGGTTTTATCAAAC encodes the following:
- the gltX gene encoding glutamate--tRNA ligase; translation: MEKRLRLAPSPTGLFHIGTARTALFNWLYAQKIGGKFLIRIEDTDFLRSKSKYTKNILEGLKWLGLKWDEEPIKQSERISIHKSFIKKLLDSGAAYRCFTTEDEISKLREEQKKKGLPPRHDNRHRSLSKEEIETLISQGRTSVIRFKIDEKIEIKWADQIRGEIKWQGKDLGGDLVLSRRAKGYEIGDPLYNLAVVVDDNFMNITHVVRGEDHISNTAKQILIYKALNFNLPTFSHTPLILNSAGKKLSKRDCVTSIDEFRDMGYLPEALSNYMAFLGWSPKSADREILSLDEISEIFDLSDINKAGAKFSWEKLNWINSQYIKNMESIKLTEIIKKYWDDNGWLPPSQDWAYKLAILLRDSMTLLKDAIDQSKPFFLIPPIQKEGQDFLKNNDSKQSLKLILNYLIEQNTIKLDKDKAKEIINEISKIHNVKKGILMKSLRVAFFGSLCGPDLIQSWELFSENKTDISRIERCLKST
- the rplS gene encoding 50S ribosomal protein L19; translation: MAKEKQEKELETGIEADASVDVAVEQEGGEMVSETTLTLSPSNLIKEFENEQLKKELPEIYVGDTVKVGVKITEGNKERVQPYEGVVIAKRHGGINQTITVRRIFQGIGVERVFMLHSPQVASLKVERRGKVRRAKLFYLRDRVGKATRVKQRFDR
- a CDS encoding PepSY domain-containing protein; translated protein: MKNLFNSRQFHKALAPWVFLPLFISSITGLLYRVSKDLLGYSREQVHWLMSLHEGEWLGDNGELIYVILNSLGVLWMLITGFQMFSKTISFTKKVTKGESKG
- the map gene encoding type I methionyl aminopeptidase, whose protein sequence is MRHFADLLLNKNNSKGNDQVPFIQRRRGIEIKSSREINLMKKSSRIVATVLREINDLIKPGMSTKDLDDFAEKRIRSFGAVPSFKGYHGFPSSICSSINNEVVHGIPNKNKIIKNGDLVKIDTGAYLDGFHGDSCISICVGEVSPKAQNLSDVAYKALYAGLSKIRAGNTLLDVAGEIEDIVLKNGFSVVEDYTGHGVGRNLHEEPSVFNFRTKELPNVVLREGMTLAVEPIVNEGTKFCKTLNDKWTVITKDGKLSAQWEHTIVVLKDGIEILTDRDF
- a CDS encoding SDR family oxidoreductase, whose amino-acid sequence is MINSPNNEKTIGITGASGALGKELTKLFRQKGYKVIGFTHSKTNYEINLESPNEWIKWECGKEALLKKQLEKIDILILNHGIYDLSRANSNYENSIEINALSKFKFLNLFEDIALTNDSLIKKEIWINTSEAEIFPALNPSYEISKSLIGQLVSFKKNLLDQNTKNKLIIKKIILGPFKSELNPIGIMSPKFVSKKIYNLANSKKYLIIVSPNPLTYIVFPLKEFFNFLYCQIIYKYKS
- a CDS encoding phosphotransacetylase family protein; translated protein: MSDILLIGSCEPFSGKSAMVLGIAKKLLQKKKKVRIGKPLATCIELTNLPSMSYEGLIDDDVKFIGSTLNIEEENLISSVGLLDNISAEKRIFNKDLLPGKGFDQIEELVNDDFEGLNILEAAGSLHEGMIYGLSLQQLAKDLDAKVLIVNLWEDCKSVDALLDAKKQLGEKLAGVVLNGVLPQEVEKVKNEIVPSLKDLDIEVFGVMPKSPLLRSVTVGELVRRLDAQVICCPEKDQLLVETLSIGAMGVNSAMEFFRRRRNMAVVTGADRTDIQLAALEASTQCLILTGLGDPLSQLIHRAEELEVPILKVELDTLSTVEIIEQAFGHVRIHESIKASYAIQLVQEHVNLKRILEKIDFPCNFSDKC
- a CDS encoding DNA recombination-mediator protein A, with amino-acid sequence MSRSLDLPATEGVDALAQELAKLQDNGKRRIAFLGTRHVPVVDIHLIELIARSLAEEGHNILTSGSQGVNAAVIRAVLDINPSLLTVLLPQSLDRQIPEIKEQLERVMHLVEKSENDELPLPLASSLCNQEIITRCDQLICFAFHDSETLLNSCRCAEEMGKVVSLLFFD
- a CDS encoding YajQ family cyclic di-GMP-binding protein — its product is MAESFSFDVVSDFDRQELVNTLDQVKREISQRYDLKGTDTSVDLDKENIIIITNSELTLNAVNDIIRQKAIKRNLSLKIFDYGEIEIVSGNRIKQTILLKQGIKQEIAKKISKNIRDQIKKINVSINGETLRVASKSKNDLQLAIKLVCELEESFNIPLKANNFR
- a CDS encoding prohibitin family protein; its protein translation is MSTSFKNVTPTGPGGTATLLIVLSFTGFLLLTQSLFVVPSGQVAVITTLGKVSGPSRRAGLNFKIPFVQSVYPFDIKTQVQPEKFETLTKDLQVIRATATVKYSVKPNEAGRIFATIASRNSDVYQKIVQPSLLKALKSVFSQYELETIATEFAVISEKVGDTVAQELNSFDYVDVKSLDLTGLEIAEEYRAAIEQKQIAGQQLLRAKTEVEIAEQEALRYETLNRSLDDQVLFKLFLDKWDGSTQVVPGLPGSEGSGPPVIVGGRR
- the hemL gene encoding glutamate-1-semialdehyde 2,1-aminomutase, with product MTDILKYTKSEEIFSAAQQLMPGGVSSPVRAFKSVGGQPIVFDRVKGPFAWDIDGNRYIDYIGSWGPAICGHAHPEVTTALQEAIEKGTSFGAPCVLENKLAEMVIDAVPSVEMVRFVNSGTEACMAVLRLMRAFTGRDKVIKFDGCYHGHADMFLVKAGSGVATLGLPDSPGVPRTTTANTLTAPYNDLEAVKKLFSENPDAISGVILEPIVGNAGFITPEPGFLEGLRELTTENGSLLVFDEVMTGFRISYGGAQEKFGVTPDLTTLGKVIGGGLPVGAYGGKKEIMSMVAPSGPVYQAGTLSGNPLAMTAGIKTLELLKQDGTYDKLDATTSRLIEGIIQSAENNGIAINGGSVSAMFGFFLCDGPVRNFDEAKTNDAELFGKLHREMLRRGIYLAPSPFEAGFTSLAHNEEEIDKTIEAFDESFNAIKK